Part of the Lampris incognitus isolate fLamInc1 chromosome 1, fLamInc1.hap2, whole genome shotgun sequence genome is shown below.
TAGGTATTTCCCGTGACTAGGAAGTAGTCTTCAAATTTCCAGGTTCTCTATGACGTGGGAACCCTGGTTATGAGCAAAACTCCTACCAAAGTTACATGTTACCCGGGTTACGGCTACACAACACATCCACAGGTTTTGATAGTTTCTAAGGAGTCGGCCTCAGTGGTTAAAGTCTCATactgtcccaaaaaaaaaaaaaaagtcagactgCGACATACCTTGGTTTCCATCCACAGACTCCCAGCTCTCCTCGATGCCCCATTCTCCTGCTGCCTCAGTGGCCCAGCCATCTCCAGTCtgatgggtgggggggtggagggagggacacacacacacacacacacacacacacacacacacacacacacacacacacacacacacattactgacATGCCCTTTATCACTCTTGATTACATTTTTCTGTTATCTCCCTTGTCCCTGTTGTCATCAATCTTTACAGATCAGGGTCTTATCACTATTTCTATTCATCTTTGatacccccccacaaacacacactttcgAGAATATTTTCTAGTTTCTACTGGTGTCCTCTTCCGAAGCTAAATCTGTCCACCCAAAATGCCAAATCCTTATCTTGCTTATTTCTAAATCCATCTCTTATCTCCACACCCTGACCATCCCTTCGTTGCTACTTCTTCATGCCACTTCTCCCGTTTTTCCATCTGTCTACCCGTCCTCTTCCTTACCTCGGTTGTGACGGCACTGACCGCAGTCCTCTGGGACACACCGATGAACAGGTCGTTCTGGCAGGCTGCTTTGGCTGCACTGCTGCTGCTGTCCCAGTCATAATCGCTGGTCAGCCGCACCCCTTCGGGCAGGGGGAGGGTTTTGTTGGTCATCTccccctcctcatcctcctcccccCAGTCATTGCCCCAGCCCTCCTCACCTGGTGAACTCTGACCCTGGCCCTCCTTCTCGTTGGACCAGCTGTCGTCGGCATCCCAGCCCGAGCTGCTCCAATCAGAGCTCTGCTTTTTCACCGCTAAGGAGCAGGCAGAGGAGCGGCCAACCTGGAAGGATGAGTAGGACAATTAAAAATggaggagatggcaggggaagcatTGCTGCACCAACAGCAGCTATTTTTCTAACCTACCACTGACAACTTTACATTACTTACATAATACTTGACTGTAAAGTGAAAATCTCTTCGTCTTGCTCTAGATCTCTTATTTAATGTCTTTATGACTGCTCTtagatgtgctatataaataaacttggcaTGGCCTGTCATGTCTGCTTGTTAGGGAACTACTTTGCTGTTTCTCAGTGCAACACTATGTGTCATATATTCTTTCCCAGGGAAGTCCAACCAGACAGTAACAACTGAAATGAGCACAAAAGAGTTCATAAGTTGGAAATTTGAGGATAAGCCATTATCTCATATACACCATTAGTATATAGTATCAGAAAGGACATTTACTTGAATGTAATACATCAACACTGTAGCTTTACTGAACAATAAACTCTTTTATATTATGGTCATTTGACATAAAAGATTGAACAATTACCAATTTTTTCCCCCATTAGAGAGAATGAACGCCTTTCTTTCTGAGAAGCAAGTGAGAAAATCATATCACTTTGTCAGGATTTCTGATGTCATATGAGGCTTTTGGTGGTGGATTTTAAACTTTAGCGGCTCATCCGTGTGTCCATTTCTTTGAATTATTAAGATAAAatgtatcaaaaataaaaaatgaaatggcTAAACATACCCCTCTGtcactggccttctttctggacgACGACAGTCCGGACCAATCGGTGTTCCAGTCGTCTGGATCTGTGTGAGCTTTGTCTGGATCCTTTGCAAAAGACCGTCAACAATTTATAACTCATTGAGATTACAACGATTGAGATGACAATCAAAAAATATAAATGCCTCAGTGAAATTGTTATTTTCCATTTGCCCCCCCAAAACACTGAAACCTTACCTCCAAGCTTCCCCAGTCCTCCTCGTCATCCCAGCGGTTTACTACAGTCTCATCGTCCTTGTTGGTTAGTTCCAGAGCTGATGGCTGGTTGGCATGACTAGAGGCAGCATGGTGAGTCAATGAGGCCTGTGGTGTTTTGGCTTCGTAGCCTGATAGAAAAAATGCAGAAcaaaaaaagaggagagagaataGGGATGGatgatcaacaaaaaaaaaagtagtggACATTGCAGTTACTCTTAGAAAGCAAGCGACcattaaaaacacacaaaaaagtaaTTTTAACTTGATTTCTGATATGCAACTGATCGTTCTGCACTTCAATGGTGAGAGGATGTTTTTCCTGTACTGCTTCACAGATTTAGCCCGATTACTTTGATTTAACATAAGCCTATCTCCAACATCAGGTACTACTGTTATCTGTACTCCATACCAGCGGCAGGTGTTGCACCAGGTTCACTTGAAGGGCCGGTGGCGACGGCTGGCCCGCTGTTCTCTACCGCGAGGCCCCCCTCCGTTCCTGGAGCATTGCGTATCAGCTTGGAGGTCAGCGAGGAGACGCCGGTCACCGCCCAACCCGCCCAGCTGGAAGATGCTCCTGCTGGCTGAGCTGAGGATGTGACATCTTTTTCTGCCAGTAGGAAAAGCAGAGAGATGGTTCAATTTAATAAGTTCCTGATCAGTAGAGATCAACACTTGTGTCCCGCTACTAGTGTGATTTGTTGAACACAACCCTTTTCACCGGGGGGAAAAATGACAGTGCAGGAGTTGTATAGAGTATTGATAAGTAAATCGGTAGCATTAATCCGCTACTATAAATTCATTAGTGTCATGAAATTGGCCCACCTTGAAAGCAGCTCTGCCAGCACCAATACGGTGCCGACAACTCACCCTTTTAAAACAAGCCGGTTTGACACAATACAACACAttacaaacaactttattaaccccgctaggggcaatttgtttggagaagcttgtgaacacaaaacacTGTAACATGCAAACAACCtaataacacaaacaataaataataacgcCCCAcggagctaaatgtggaatacAATCTATAAGAAACACAATAAGATAAACTTAATAAAGACAATATCAGTTActtttacaagcaggtaaaacataacGGTGCCCTGACGGCAAGAGAGAATTCACTTGCTACaacatgtccagaagaagccaaaatacttgctgctttctggaggattCGTTGGCTGCAAAAACAATCTCAATACTACAACTACGCTCAGAGTTCACCTTCACTCAGACCCAATTCTGATTTTCTCTTCAAATGGAAAGCGAAAGGAaagagaaaggaaaggaaagtgaAAAGAAAGCAAAGGAAAGCGGGGTAGGTACGAAGGTAGgcatctgaagaaaaaaaaagcatcttaACTTAGCGTGCAACTGTCTTACATACCTATCTCAGCCAGCTTGGCCGGGTCTTCTGAGACGGTCTCCAGTTTGCTCAGAAAGCTCCTGATGGCTTTGAAAGCCTGACGGAAGGAAGGGGTGAGGGAGAGCACATGATGAGCATAAACAATAAATATGGCAAAATATACTCACTAAGATGGACTTCCAAAGTAAcaaggagtgcaggagagaggggaagaagagtgcgcaggcagggtggagtgagtggagaagagtttcaggagtgatttgcgacagaagggtaccagcaagagttaaagggaaggtttacaagatggtagcgagaccaactatgttatatggtttggagacagtggcactgacgaaaagacaggaggtggagctggaggtggcagagttgaagatgctaagattttcattgggactgatgaaaaaggacaggattaggaacgagtatattagacggacagctcaggttggacggtttggagacaaagcaagggaggcgagattgagatggtttggacatgtgtggaggagagatgctgggtatattgggagaaggatgctgaagatggagctgccaggggaaaggaaaagaggaaggccaaagaggaggtttgtggatgtggtgagggaggacatgcagttggctggtgtgacagaggaagatgcagaggacaggaagagatggaaacggatgatccgccatggcgacccctaacgggagcagccaaaagtagtagtagtcgtatacTCACTAAGATGGACTCATGACCAGAAAAGAAGTGAAATTGCGAAGACAAAGAATTAGCTTCTCAACCAAGACAACTAATTTGACCACTGATTCCCACGACCCCTTTAAACAATTTTACCTAGGGTGGGTCAGCTCATGCAAGTTTAGTCTTTTGCAATTTGAGTTGCGCCTTCACCGTTAGGAGACATAACATTTGGCCTGCCATAGCACCAACAATTCATCCTTACCTGTTAGGGTCGTCAGTCAGTAACTACCAAATTGTACCTCTTGTATAGTTTGTTGCTCATACTGACACCATTTTATCTTCCCATCTGAGATTTTTGTCATCCTTATTTGATGTTGTAAAAGTCACAAGACAGGGAATTTGAGGAAGGAAATTAAGAGGTTGACGATGGTCGAGAGGATTAGTTTGGCTTGAAGATGGTTCTCAACTTTTAATGAAAAAGGCTCTGGGCATAAGCAGTACCAAGTCAAAACTAAGGATCTGATGCACTCTTGCAGCCATTCTTATATTTTTGTCCATGCTGATGGATCTTTACTGAATAGGACCAATCATTAAATGTTGTTGCCACTCTATGACTCATGGCCAATACATAaaggaaagaaagccactttattttgtcactgtacagaTGTTCGGTTACAATGactttgttctctgcatgtaacccatcctattgtataggagcagggggcagctgcagcacccagggaccaactccagttcttctttccattgccttggtcagggcacaggcaggagtattaaccctaacatgcatgtcttttcgatggcgggaggaaacgggagcacctggaggaaacccacgcagatacggggagaacatgcaaactccacacagaaaggacctgggatggcctgggttcgaacctaggaccttcttgctgtgaggcaatagtgctaaccactgggccaccgtactgaTATGTAAAGCACCACCCCGTCATTAACGGGATTGGCTCCTTAGGTTTGTGACATGAAACCCTGTCTGTCTGAATCTGTTTTTTTGAGACTGTCCTTGGTATactgcagtttcaaagcagataTGCTCACCCATGGCGTTGACTGCTTATTTTAcccctgggccactgtgccgccccattttttttttaagaaagaaaaaaaccccataacAATTACAGATATCTTACCCCATTTGAATTATCCCACACTGTTATATAATGAGCCCCTATGTGAATTACCCACAGAAACTCACATTATTGTGACAGAAATTTGACATTTGAAGCACAAATAACTTGACACTTACATCAGTCATGGACACCAAAGCCCAAGAAAAGGGGAAGTTTTACACACCAAAAGGtagacagtcaagtcaagtcaagtcaattttatctgtctATATCCCAATATCatgaattaaaaatttgcctcagacCCTTTTAAAATAAAAGATCTGCTATTTGCTATTTTTTCTTTGGTTCAACATTATGGGATGTTAAATTGAAGGGGATGAAAAAAAAGGGTTTTATTTATTATTGATTAAATTATGCTCTGGCATCCTTACAGTGATGCCAGAGCTATCAGGGCCTTTTCAGGTGCAAGGTGTAACATTTGGGCTTTCCTGGAGCATAATATGAGTAATGAATATCAGTATGAGTTATTATGATGACTTATTATTATGACTGGTAAATCCCCGCTTCCCAAGACTTGGCTCGCCCTTGTAGTCCCTCACTTAACTATGCGGAATCCTTTGAAGGCATTCGAAAATGGAAGACGGTGGCAAATGTAGCGTGCATCCTCTACGTTTCTACTTAAATCAGTTTGtcttgcttgctttgatttgttgtcGCTATTCAAGTTGATGTAAAGAGGTTTGGGATTCAAACAGAACTACACAAAGCCCcttggaaaaacaaaacatgcaaatCTTGTCACAGTCAGGACTGATTCCTACCTGGTCCCTGACACCCTTGTCGGGGTCAACAGTGAGGGTGCACAGAGTCGGCAGGATGCGCGCGGCAATCTCCGTCAAGCTGTAGAAGTTGTGTGTAGCAGCGAAGCCCAACACACCGGCAGAGCGTGAGGCTGGGAAAGGGTCCTTGGTGGCCCGCGAGAAGGCAGAGATCAGCACACGCTGGCGGGTCTGTGTGAGGAGATGAATGAGAGAACAGGAGTTGAGAGGAGGAAGCAGTTTGTGACCGGAAGAGAGGGAAAACATGGGAGcaaaaaaagaaatacataaaAGACAAAGGTGCATACCAAAGCTTTGCACTTGAGACAGAGCACAACAGAGCTGAAAAACTAAATACAATGACCTAGAAAACACTGTCCGGCCCAATCATTCAGACCCGAGGGTGAATGAGGGTTATCagtggtgtgtttgtgttttaccCCCGCATTGAGGTAGGAGGCGATCTTGCCCAAGCAGACGGTGGTGTTGCAACGGATCGGGCCCTGGTCGTCTCGGGCCTGTAGCCTGGCAAAGTGGCGCATCAGCTCCTGGTTCAGGTTGGTCTCGTTCAGCTTTGGCGCCAGCAACAGCATGGACTGAGGTGTGGTGGAAGTGTATTTAGGAAGTAAATAAAGAAAGATTTTATCAATGTCAAAGTCaagtttaaaaacaaacaacgGCTCTCAGTGACACAATCCATATATTATGAGAGGGTGNNNNNNNNNNNNNNNNNNNNNNNNNNNNNNNNNNNNNNNNNNNNNNNNNNNNNNNNNNNNNNNNNNNNNNNNNNNNNNNNNNNNNNNNNNNNNNNNNNNNNNNNNNNNNNNNNNNNNNNNNNNNNNNNNNNNNNNNNNNNNNNNNNNNNNNNNNNNNNNNNNNNNNNNNNNNNNNNNNNNNNNNNNNNNNNNNNNNNNNNTAAAAACATATGTTAATATAGTTAATACATAATTAAAAAtaggatgttgtgctgtgttaTTTAGCAATTTAGCATGCAGCAAAGAaggaggcaaaaaacaaaaacaaaaaaaaccacattgGGCTAAGTGCAAGTGTAGCTTCTGAATGTGCACTCCCAGGTAAATCCAGGCAAACATCCTTTCACCCGAGGCTGTGGTGCGACTTTTGTTGGTGTAGAAAAGGATGTTAAGTTTTGTTGAGATTTGAGGGCAATTGTGTATTTAAGCGTTACCTTGAAGAGGGGTGTGAGGACTACGGCGCCTGCATTGCCAAACTCAAAGGCTGTGAGCAGCTGTGGCAGGACTTTGTGTTTACAGAAGTTCTCTGGAAGGAGTCAAGATTGTCGCTCAGATCCTGGAAAAACTGCTGCTTCTCTGCCGCCTCCTTGATCTAAacatgcagacatacacacacaaaaaaaaaagtgtcgctAAAGTAATACTGAGTGGTCCCGAGTCAGTATTTCATCCtggataatttttttttcaatagtCAAACAGGAAGAGAATAAACAGGAAGATGGAGCTGATGACAGAGGTGTTTCACATCCTTTTCTGTCATTTTGCACTGTGTCCAGTTTTgagaatgtcttttttttctatttctctcTTATTATTTCATGGTAAGGGTACTGTCCTGTTGCTTGCTTCACACTTTTCACTGAAAAGTGCGGCAGTTCTTGTCCGTGGCACACGTCCTTTGTGCTGTAGCAATGTTTAAcgccagagacagagagccacTCTTCTCAACGATGGTCTAACATGTGTATTGCTAAATGTGTTACTGTGCAATCAAATTTAGTATGACAATTATTCTGTCGGGGTATATATTCCTATATATACCTATATCTGAAAGTACGGTTTGTTTACCTGCTGAGGCTGCCTGCCAGTAGTTTGCCAGCCTCTGTACGTTTTGTAGTTAGGAgtaaacattttgttttgtttttactgcaTGATTCTTGCTTGCTTGTCATAACAGTCCGTGTAGAAACTGATCAGACTGAATGAGTTAGCCTTGGCCTTCATGTATTCTGGGAAATTTTCTTTTTAGTAAAGGATAACTTTGTTTATCTTGCTCGGGGTAGGTTTTGACTTCATGATATAAATCTA
Proteins encoded:
- the scyl1 gene encoding LOW QUALITY PROTEIN: N-terminal kinase-like protein (The sequence of the model RefSeq protein was modified relative to this genomic sequence to represent the inferred CDS: inserted 1 base in 1 codon), whose product is MWSFFARDPVKDFAYEILPDTQETSGIWTLHRGKRKTNGEPVSVFVYEVAQGMEQQTQLAKAAFKRMKTLRHPNILAYVDGLETEKSLYLVTEQVTLLASHLKAQAEKGVSGELEVSWGLHQIVKALSFLVNDCHLLHNNLGVWAVFVDRAGEWKLGALDHVTPEQGDPSGASPPAPRTVYPDMEKYDPPEASSSSNGEKWAGEVWRLGCLIWEVFNGPLPRVSSLRSLGKIPKALVPHYCELVGANPRTRPNPARFLQNCRAPGGFLSNSFVESNLFLEEIQIKEAAEKQQFFQDLSDNLDSXPENFCKHKVLPQLLTAFEFGNAGAVVLTPLFKSMLLLAPKLNETNLNQELMRHFARLQARDDQGPIRCNTTVCLGKIASYLNAGTRQRVLISAFSRATKDPFPASRSAGVLGFAATHNFYSLTEIAARILPTLCTLTVDPDKGVRDQAFKAIRSFLSKLETVSEDPAKLAEIEKDVTSSAQPAGASSSWAGWAVTGVSSLTSKLIRNAPGTEGGLAVENSGPAVATGPSSEPGATPAAGYEAKTPQASLTHHAASSHANQPSALELTNKDDETVVNRWDDEEDWGSLEDPDKAHTDPDDWNTDWSGLSSSRKKASDRGVGRSSACSLAVKKQSSDWSSSGWDADDSWSNEKEGQGQSSPGEEGWGNDWGEEDEEGEMTNKTLPLPEGVRLTSDYDWDSSSSAAKAACQNDLFIGVSQRTAVSAVTTETGDGWATEAAGEWGIEESWESVDGNQGLSKAELSKKKREERRKELEAKRAERKAAKGPLKLGARKLD